In the genome of Actinomadura graeca, one region contains:
- a CDS encoding PH domain-containing protein: protein MWRVPFGTLFGSLLVRLPVIGTAVLFLASLVFLVAYAEGGMLAIAVPALLGLVRAVIAPLVMYANFTVAMSPDGVRLRYGLLETRMQTLPPGRVQAISIVEPAIWRGLGWARVEVTVAGYAGERQALSSTLLPVAPRQVAMHLVSQVFPGTHIDAVPLVPASSKAMTMDRADGAGTDDVVFVTRHGWPCRRTDVIAHARAQSVRLTTNPLQRLLGLATVHVDAPPGPVQVAAADRDLGEARAIVESTARRAQVARRSSGDPTHWAAR, encoded by the coding sequence ATGTGGCGCGTCCCGTTCGGCACGCTCTTCGGATCGCTGCTCGTCCGGCTGCCCGTGATCGGGACGGCGGTGCTCTTCCTCGCGTCGCTGGTGTTCCTCGTGGCGTATGCGGAGGGCGGCATGCTGGCCATCGCCGTCCCGGCGCTGCTCGGGCTGGTCCGCGCCGTCATCGCACCGCTGGTGATGTACGCGAACTTCACGGTGGCGATGTCGCCGGACGGCGTCCGGTTGCGGTACGGGTTGCTGGAGACCCGCATGCAGACCCTCCCTCCCGGTCGGGTTCAGGCGATCAGCATCGTCGAACCGGCGATCTGGCGCGGCCTCGGCTGGGCGCGGGTCGAGGTGACGGTCGCCGGGTACGCGGGTGAGCGCCAAGCCCTGTCCTCGACCCTCCTGCCAGTGGCGCCCCGGCAGGTCGCCATGCACCTGGTGTCGCAGGTGTTCCCCGGTACCCACATCGACGCCGTGCCGCTCGTCCCCGCCTCCTCGAAGGCCATGACGATGGACCGCGCGGACGGCGCGGGAACCGACGACGTGGTGTTCGTGACCCGCCATGGCTGGCCTTGCCGACGGACAGACGTGATCGCGCACGCGCGCGCGCAGAGCGTGCGGCTAACGACGAACCCGCTCCAGAGGCTGCTCGGGCTGGCGACCGTCCACGTGGACGCGCCTCCGGGACCAGTTCAGGTGGCCGCCGCCGACCGCGATCTCGGAGAGGCCCGCGCCATCGTCGAGTCGACCGCCCGACGGGCTCAGGTCGCCCGCCGGAGCTCGGGTGACCCGACCCACTGGGCTGCCCGCTGA
- a CDS encoding alpha/beta fold hydrolase, which yields MTIRSATLAVPDAELYYEVTGAGPVLMIGQSGEGDARRTTAMAERLAEHYTVVTYDRRGLSRTVVADPSAPVPPETHAEDLHHLLAALTDKPAFMLGCSLGALYGLHLAVAHPGQLSLLIAHDVAAPGLLPPADRARIGRTLATVETTARGGDWRRAIAMVAAATGLDPGRMKTESGVTTVAMTDDRAANMTYYLTNDVGELRRSTLGPDEVAIASKGTRIISAAGADSKNAWNHQCAEVLAALLGLPLVEFPGGHNGNTAFPHAFAARVHALLSADDHRDHLAAGPPSPLGRAGHLHGRAHGGDTEVE from the coding sequence ATGACCATCAGATCCGCGACGTTGGCGGTGCCCGATGCCGAGCTGTACTACGAGGTCACGGGCGCCGGGCCCGTGCTGATGATCGGTCAGAGCGGCGAGGGCGACGCCCGGCGGACCACGGCCATGGCCGAGCGGCTGGCCGAGCACTACACCGTGGTCACCTACGACCGCCGGGGGCTTTCCCGGACGGTGGTGGCGGACCCGTCCGCGCCCGTCCCTCCCGAGACCCATGCCGAGGACCTCCATCATCTGCTCGCGGCTCTCACCGACAAGCCCGCCTTCATGCTGGGATGCAGTCTGGGTGCCCTGTACGGGCTCCATCTCGCCGTGGCTCATCCTGGGCAGCTCTCCCTTCTCATCGCTCATGATGTGGCGGCTCCCGGTCTCCTGCCTCCCGCCGACCGCGCGAGGATCGGCCGCACTCTCGCCACCGTCGAGACGACCGCGCGCGGGGGCGACTGGCGCAGGGCCATCGCCATGGTCGCGGCGGCCACCGGTCTCGATCCCGGCCGGATGAAGACCGAGTCCGGCGTCACCACCGTCGCCATGACCGACGACCGCGCCGCCAACATGACCTACTACCTCACGAACGACGTGGGCGAACTCCGCCGCAGCACCCTCGGGCCGGACGAGGTCGCCATCGCCTCCAAGGGCACGCGGATCATTTCCGCCGCCGGAGCCGACTCGAAGAACGCGTGGAATCACCAGTGCGCTGAGGTACTCGCCGCCCTTCTCGGACTCCCGCTCGTGGAGTTCCCCGGAGGCCATAACGGCAACACCGCGTTCCCTCACGCCTTCGCAGCACGCGTGCACGCCCTCCTTTCAGCAGACGACCATCGTGATCATTTGGCGGCCGGCCCGCCCTCCCCCCTCGGGCGGGCCGGCCATCTCCATGGTCGAGCGCACGGAGGTGACACAGAAGTAGAATGA
- a CDS encoding MarR family transcriptional regulator, which yields MNGVELFLLGRTLMKVGEEAMPMVHGEKRGGTRAVLIVLSDIVMHPDSAVGEIAERTGLPQSQVSTAVARLREAGSVVTTPDPGDRRRSLVRKADEPSERVAEVRATSIDTALTAVLGGREHLEEVTTALEVLSRHLTPASVVNLRSS from the coding sequence GTGAACGGAGTCGAGCTGTTCCTGCTGGGGCGGACCCTGATGAAGGTCGGGGAGGAGGCCATGCCGATGGTGCACGGCGAAAAGCGCGGCGGGACGCGCGCGGTCCTGATCGTGCTAAGCGACATCGTCATGCACCCCGACAGCGCCGTCGGCGAGATCGCCGAGCGCACCGGACTGCCGCAGAGCCAGGTCTCCACTGCGGTCGCGCGGCTCAGAGAGGCGGGATCGGTAGTGACCACGCCGGATCCGGGCGATCGCCGACGCTCCCTGGTGCGCAAGGCGGACGAGCCGTCGGAGAGGGTGGCAGAAGTACGGGCCACCAGCATCGACACCGCGCTGACGGCTGTCCTCGGTGGTCGGGAGCACCTAGAAGAGGTGACGACGGCTCTGGAGGTCCTGTCGCGTCACCTGACCCCGGCGTCCGTAGTCAACCTACGCTCCAGCTGA